A window of Ranitomeya variabilis isolate aRanVar5 chromosome 2, aRanVar5.hap1, whole genome shotgun sequence contains these coding sequences:
- the LOC143809240 gene encoding uncharacterized protein LOC143809240 isoform X1 gives MEKERRRAQRDRVLRERRGINEEQVPLFALGRKDTILPDMDTDASEMASKRQNLEKMRKTNRYEILTKKMNMENLMESHSAAYADLQRAILISLKKIGDLVPEIRRKNKDAILNKRRNIGAELELEEVLQETPRHVTISRSESLETPNLQRAAAQKRIRNSRDWVVQCRRRLIYAKPIINGNGALRRSGTSAENISIPQTKQLSDSPPNTSLDKEEPADGMVKTPHDTSDMPAQGLGDASVQISPQRELADTDEPMDLDSVKFWKPAQGLSDARVQISPQRELADTEEPMDLDSVKFWKPAQGLGYASVQISPQRQLVHTDQPMDLYSLEFLEDLGKGSYGNVSLASDPVNEGLLAIKFMDKSSCEDIIYIELEVLRMAAGCPYLMSMRGFMETPTEYAIAMDYMAGGDLLHHMNDSILFNPKTIRLFAAEMVCGIQFLHERLVIHGDLKPGNILIQDTGHIKISDFGLSAVNVPEDYLVKGMVGTLGYTAPEIMNGEGYNHLADSFSFGVILYLISVGAWPFYSKGSLEEYHQSLNDKIVYFPPEMCNNTMTIIKGLLCKTPSARLAIKSSIRSHPFFHSIDWSDVECGRSEPPFPYYYQDY, from the exons ATGGAGAAAGAGAGAAGAAGAGCCCAAAGAGATCGGGTTCTGAGAGAGAGGAGAGGAATCAATGAAGAGCAGGTACCATTGTTCGCTTTAGGGCGAAAAGACACTATACTACCGGACATGGACACTGACGCCTCAGAAATGGCGTCCAAACGTCAAAATCTGGAAAAAATGAGAAAGACCAATAGATATGAGATCCTTACAAAGAAAATGAATATGGAGAACCTCATGGAGTCTCACTCTGCAGCCTACGCTGATCTTCAGAGGGCCATTCTTATCTCCTTGAAAAAAATCGGAGATCTGGTCCCTGAAATACGGAGGAAGAACAAAGATGCCATCCTCAATAAGCGGAGAAACATCGGCGCAGAGTTAGAGCTGGAAGAGGTTCTCCAAGAAACACCGAGACATGtcacaatctccagatctgaaagtCTGGAGACACCGAACCTACAAAGAGCGGCAGCCCAGAAGAGGATCAGGAACAGCAGAGACTGGGTTGTCCAATGTAGGAGACGCCTCATCTATGCCAAACCCATAATAAATGGGAATGGTGCATTACGGAGGTCCGGGACATCAGCTGAGAACATCTCCATCCCACAGACCAAACAGCTGAGTGATTCTCCACCAAACACCTCACTGGATAAAGAGGAACCAG CAGATGGAATGGTTAAGACACCCCACGACACATCAGACATGCCGGCACAAGGCCTTGGTGATGCCAGTGTACAGATTTCTCCACAAAGAGAACTGGCCGACACAGACGAACCTATGGACCTAGACAGTGTCAAGTTCTGGAAGCCGGCACAAGGCCTTAGTGATGCCAGAGTACAGATTTCTCCACAAAGAGAACTGGCCGACACAGAAGAACCTATGGACCTTGACAGTGTCAAGTTCTGGAAGCCGGCACAAGGCCTTGGTTATGCCAGTGTACAGATTTCTCCACAAAGACAACTGGTCCACACAGACCAACCTATGGACCTTTACAGTCTCGAGTTCTTGGAAGATCTTGGAAAAGGAAGCTATGGAAAT GTCAGCTTGGCATCAGATCCGGTCAATGAAGGACTGCTGGCCATTAAGTTCATGGACAAGAGTTCTTGTGAGGACATCATCTATATAGAGCTAGAAGTCCTGAGAATGGCTGCCGGGTGCCCCTACCTAATGTCCATGCGGGGGTTTAtggagacaccaacggagtatgcaATAGCCATGGACTATATGGCCGGAGGAGACCTGCTTCACCACATGAACGATTCGATACTGTTCAACCCAAAAACAATAAG ACTCTTTGCGGCAGAGATGGTGTGCGGAATCCAATTCCTGCATGAACGCCTCGTCATACATGG TGACCTGAAGCCCGGGAACATCCTCATCCAAGACACCGGACACATCAAAATCTCCGACTTTGGCTTATCAGCCGTGAATGTGCCTGAGGATTATCTAGTGAAGGGCATGGTTGGCACTTTGGGTTACACCGCGCCCGAG ATAATGAACGGTGAAGGATACAACCATCTGGCAGACTCCTTTTCCTTTGGAGTCATCCTATATCTGATAAGTGTAGGGGCCTGGCCATTTTACAGCAAAGGCTCACTGGAAGAATACCACCAGTCTCTGAATGACAAAATAGTTTATTTTCCACCAGAGATGTGCAACAATACCATGACTATCATAAAAGGG CTTCTCTGCAAAACTCCATCTGCCCGATTGGCCATAAAATCATCCATCAGGTCCCACCCGTTCTTCCACTCCATAGACTGGAGCGATGTGGAGTGCGGCAGATCCGAGCCACCATTCCCATATTACTAT CAGGATTATTAG
- the LOC143809240 gene encoding uncharacterized protein LOC143809240 isoform X2 — translation MEKERRRAQRDRVLRERRGINEEQVPLFALGRKDTILPDMDTDASEMASKRQNLEKMRKTNRYEILTKKMNMENLMESHSAAYADLQRAILISLKKIGDLVPEIRRKNKDAILNKRRNIGAELELEEVLQETPRHVTISRSESLETPNLQRAAAQKRIRNSRDWVVQCRRRLIYAKPIINGNGALRRSGTSAENISIPQTKQLSDSPPNTSLDKEEPADGMVKTPHDTSDMPAQGLGDASVQISPQRELADTDEPMDLDSVKFWKPAQGLSDARVQISPQRELADTEEPMDLDSVKFWKPAQGLGYASVQISPQRQLVHTDQPMDLYSLEFLEDLGKGSYGNVSLASDPVNEGLLAIKFMDKSSCEDIIYIELEVLRMAAGCPYLMSMRGFMETPTEYAIAMDYMAGGDLLHHMNDSILFNPKTIRLFAAEMVCGIQFLHERLVIHGDLKPGNILIQDTGHIKISDFGLSAVNVPEDYLVKGMVGTLGYTAPEIMNGEGYNHLADSFSFGVILYLISVGAWPFYSKGSLEEYHQSLNDKIVYFPPEMCNNTMTIIKGLLCKTPSARLAIKSSIRSHPFFHSIDWSDVECGRSEPPFPYYYDY, via the exons ATGGAGAAAGAGAGAAGAAGAGCCCAAAGAGATCGGGTTCTGAGAGAGAGGAGAGGAATCAATGAAGAGCAGGTACCATTGTTCGCTTTAGGGCGAAAAGACACTATACTACCGGACATGGACACTGACGCCTCAGAAATGGCGTCCAAACGTCAAAATCTGGAAAAAATGAGAAAGACCAATAGATATGAGATCCTTACAAAGAAAATGAATATGGAGAACCTCATGGAGTCTCACTCTGCAGCCTACGCTGATCTTCAGAGGGCCATTCTTATCTCCTTGAAAAAAATCGGAGATCTGGTCCCTGAAATACGGAGGAAGAACAAAGATGCCATCCTCAATAAGCGGAGAAACATCGGCGCAGAGTTAGAGCTGGAAGAGGTTCTCCAAGAAACACCGAGACATGtcacaatctccagatctgaaagtCTGGAGACACCGAACCTACAAAGAGCGGCAGCCCAGAAGAGGATCAGGAACAGCAGAGACTGGGTTGTCCAATGTAGGAGACGCCTCATCTATGCCAAACCCATAATAAATGGGAATGGTGCATTACGGAGGTCCGGGACATCAGCTGAGAACATCTCCATCCCACAGACCAAACAGCTGAGTGATTCTCCACCAAACACCTCACTGGATAAAGAGGAACCAG CAGATGGAATGGTTAAGACACCCCACGACACATCAGACATGCCGGCACAAGGCCTTGGTGATGCCAGTGTACAGATTTCTCCACAAAGAGAACTGGCCGACACAGACGAACCTATGGACCTAGACAGTGTCAAGTTCTGGAAGCCGGCACAAGGCCTTAGTGATGCCAGAGTACAGATTTCTCCACAAAGAGAACTGGCCGACACAGAAGAACCTATGGACCTTGACAGTGTCAAGTTCTGGAAGCCGGCACAAGGCCTTGGTTATGCCAGTGTACAGATTTCTCCACAAAGACAACTGGTCCACACAGACCAACCTATGGACCTTTACAGTCTCGAGTTCTTGGAAGATCTTGGAAAAGGAAGCTATGGAAAT GTCAGCTTGGCATCAGATCCGGTCAATGAAGGACTGCTGGCCATTAAGTTCATGGACAAGAGTTCTTGTGAGGACATCATCTATATAGAGCTAGAAGTCCTGAGAATGGCTGCCGGGTGCCCCTACCTAATGTCCATGCGGGGGTTTAtggagacaccaacggagtatgcaATAGCCATGGACTATATGGCCGGAGGAGACCTGCTTCACCACATGAACGATTCGATACTGTTCAACCCAAAAACAATAAG ACTCTTTGCGGCAGAGATGGTGTGCGGAATCCAATTCCTGCATGAACGCCTCGTCATACATGG TGACCTGAAGCCCGGGAACATCCTCATCCAAGACACCGGACACATCAAAATCTCCGACTTTGGCTTATCAGCCGTGAATGTGCCTGAGGATTATCTAGTGAAGGGCATGGTTGGCACTTTGGGTTACACCGCGCCCGAG ATAATGAACGGTGAAGGATACAACCATCTGGCAGACTCCTTTTCCTTTGGAGTCATCCTATATCTGATAAGTGTAGGGGCCTGGCCATTTTACAGCAAAGGCTCACTGGAAGAATACCACCAGTCTCTGAATGACAAAATAGTTTATTTTCCACCAGAGATGTGCAACAATACCATGACTATCATAAAAGGG CTTCTCTGCAAAACTCCATCTGCCCGATTGGCCATAAAATCATCCATCAGGTCCCACCCGTTCTTCCACTCCATAGACTGGAGCGATGTGGAGTGCGGCAGATCCGAGCCACCATTCCCATATTACTAT GATTATTAG
- the LOC143809240 gene encoding uncharacterized protein LOC143809240 isoform X3 → MEKERRRAQRDRVLRERRGINEEQVPLFALGRKDTILPDMDTDASEMASKRQNLEKMRKTNRYEILTKKMNMENLMESHSAAYADLQRAILISLKKIGDLVPEIRRKNKDAILNKRRNIGAELELEEVLQETPRHVTISRSESLETPNLQRAAAQKRIRNSRDWVVQCRRRLIYAKPIINGNGALRRSGTSAENISIPQTKQLSDSPPNTSLDKEEPDGMVKTPHDTSDMPAQGLGDASVQISPQRELADTDEPMDLDSVKFWKPAQGLSDARVQISPQRELADTEEPMDLDSVKFWKPAQGLGYASVQISPQRQLVHTDQPMDLYSLEFLEDLGKGSYGNVSLASDPVNEGLLAIKFMDKSSCEDIIYIELEVLRMAAGCPYLMSMRGFMETPTEYAIAMDYMAGGDLLHHMNDSILFNPKTIRLFAAEMVCGIQFLHERLVIHGDLKPGNILIQDTGHIKISDFGLSAVNVPEDYLVKGMVGTLGYTAPEIMNGEGYNHLADSFSFGVILYLISVGAWPFYSKGSLEEYHQSLNDKIVYFPPEMCNNTMTIIKGLLCKTPSARLAIKSSIRSHPFFHSIDWSDVECGRSEPPFPYYYQDY, encoded by the exons ATGGAGAAAGAGAGAAGAAGAGCCCAAAGAGATCGGGTTCTGAGAGAGAGGAGAGGAATCAATGAAGAGCAGGTACCATTGTTCGCTTTAGGGCGAAAAGACACTATACTACCGGACATGGACACTGACGCCTCAGAAATGGCGTCCAAACGTCAAAATCTGGAAAAAATGAGAAAGACCAATAGATATGAGATCCTTACAAAGAAAATGAATATGGAGAACCTCATGGAGTCTCACTCTGCAGCCTACGCTGATCTTCAGAGGGCCATTCTTATCTCCTTGAAAAAAATCGGAGATCTGGTCCCTGAAATACGGAGGAAGAACAAAGATGCCATCCTCAATAAGCGGAGAAACATCGGCGCAGAGTTAGAGCTGGAAGAGGTTCTCCAAGAAACACCGAGACATGtcacaatctccagatctgaaagtCTGGAGACACCGAACCTACAAAGAGCGGCAGCCCAGAAGAGGATCAGGAACAGCAGAGACTGGGTTGTCCAATGTAGGAGACGCCTCATCTATGCCAAACCCATAATAAATGGGAATGGTGCATTACGGAGGTCCGGGACATCAGCTGAGAACATCTCCATCCCACAGACCAAACAGCTGAGTGATTCTCCACCAAACACCTCACTGGATAAAGAGGAACCAG ATGGAATGGTTAAGACACCCCACGACACATCAGACATGCCGGCACAAGGCCTTGGTGATGCCAGTGTACAGATTTCTCCACAAAGAGAACTGGCCGACACAGACGAACCTATGGACCTAGACAGTGTCAAGTTCTGGAAGCCGGCACAAGGCCTTAGTGATGCCAGAGTACAGATTTCTCCACAAAGAGAACTGGCCGACACAGAAGAACCTATGGACCTTGACAGTGTCAAGTTCTGGAAGCCGGCACAAGGCCTTGGTTATGCCAGTGTACAGATTTCTCCACAAAGACAACTGGTCCACACAGACCAACCTATGGACCTTTACAGTCTCGAGTTCTTGGAAGATCTTGGAAAAGGAAGCTATGGAAAT GTCAGCTTGGCATCAGATCCGGTCAATGAAGGACTGCTGGCCATTAAGTTCATGGACAAGAGTTCTTGTGAGGACATCATCTATATAGAGCTAGAAGTCCTGAGAATGGCTGCCGGGTGCCCCTACCTAATGTCCATGCGGGGGTTTAtggagacaccaacggagtatgcaATAGCCATGGACTATATGGCCGGAGGAGACCTGCTTCACCACATGAACGATTCGATACTGTTCAACCCAAAAACAATAAG ACTCTTTGCGGCAGAGATGGTGTGCGGAATCCAATTCCTGCATGAACGCCTCGTCATACATGG TGACCTGAAGCCCGGGAACATCCTCATCCAAGACACCGGACACATCAAAATCTCCGACTTTGGCTTATCAGCCGTGAATGTGCCTGAGGATTATCTAGTGAAGGGCATGGTTGGCACTTTGGGTTACACCGCGCCCGAG ATAATGAACGGTGAAGGATACAACCATCTGGCAGACTCCTTTTCCTTTGGAGTCATCCTATATCTGATAAGTGTAGGGGCCTGGCCATTTTACAGCAAAGGCTCACTGGAAGAATACCACCAGTCTCTGAATGACAAAATAGTTTATTTTCCACCAGAGATGTGCAACAATACCATGACTATCATAAAAGGG CTTCTCTGCAAAACTCCATCTGCCCGATTGGCCATAAAATCATCCATCAGGTCCCACCCGTTCTTCCACTCCATAGACTGGAGCGATGTGGAGTGCGGCAGATCCGAGCCACCATTCCCATATTACTAT CAGGATTATTAG